One part of the Sulfolobus tengchongensis genome encodes these proteins:
- the cpsA gene encoding carboxypeptidase CpsA, which translates to MIDVEKLKRDASEIEEWIIQIRRKIHEYPELSYKEYNTAKLVAETLRKLGIEVEEGVGLPTAVVGKIRGNRPGKTVALRADMDALPVEEMTDLPFKSKVKGVMHACGHDTHVAMLLGGAYLLVKNKDLISGEVRLIFQPAEEDGGLGGAKPMIEAGVMNGVDYVFGIHISSAYPKGVFATRKGPIMATPDAFKIIVHGKGGHGSAPHETIDPIFISLQIANAIYGITARQIDPVQPFIISITTIHSGTKDNIIPDDAEMQGTIRSLDENVRSKAKEYMRRIVSSICGIYGASCEVKFMEDVYPITVNNPEVTEEVMRLLSSISTVTETDPVLGAEDFSRFLQKAPGTYFFLGTRNEEKGCVYPNHSSKFCVDEDVLKLGALAHALLAIHFSNK; encoded by the coding sequence ATGATAGATGTTGAGAAATTAAAAAGGGATGCAAGTGAGATAGAGGAGTGGATTATACAGATTAGAAGAAAAATTCATGAATATCCAGAACTTTCTTACAAGGAATATAATACAGCTAAACTAGTGGCTGAAACTCTGAGAAAATTAGGAATAGAAGTAGAAGAAGGAGTAGGTTTACCTACAGCCGTTGTTGGAAAAATAAGAGGTAATAGACCGGGAAAAACTGTAGCTTTAAGAGCTGATATGGATGCCTTACCAGTAGAAGAGATGACGGATTTACCTTTCAAGTCTAAAGTTAAAGGGGTAATGCATGCGTGCGGACATGATACTCATGTCGCCATGCTACTAGGCGGAGCGTATCTTTTAGTTAAAAATAAGGATCTCATCAGCGGTGAAGTTAGACTAATCTTTCAACCAGCTGAGGAAGATGGAGGATTAGGTGGAGCTAAACCAATGATTGAGGCAGGAGTAATGAACGGCGTAGATTACGTTTTCGGTATTCATATTTCATCCGCTTATCCTAAAGGAGTATTTGCTACGAGGAAAGGTCCAATAATGGCTACACCGGATGCCTTTAAAATAATAGTTCACGGCAAAGGTGGACATGGTTCCGCACCTCATGAGACTATAGATCCAATTTTCATTTCCTTGCAAATAGCTAACGCAATTTATGGAATTACAGCCAGGCAAATAGATCCCGTACAACCTTTTATTATCTCAATTACCACAATACACTCTGGAACTAAAGATAACATAATACCCGACGATGCCGAAATGCAAGGAACTATAAGGAGTTTAGATGAAAACGTTAGAAGTAAGGCTAAGGAATACATGAGGAGAATAGTTTCATCTATTTGTGGGATCTATGGAGCTAGTTGTGAGGTTAAATTCATGGAAGATGTATATCCAATTACCGTTAATAATCCAGAAGTCACTGAAGAGGTGATGAGGTTACTTTCATCAATATCTACAGTTACTGAAACTGATCCAGTCTTAGGTGCAGAAGATTTCTCTAGATTCCTGCAAAAAGCTCCAGGGACTTATTTCTTCTTAGGAACTAGAAATGAGGAAAAGGGTTGTGTATATCCTAATCACAGTTCAAAGTTCTGTGTAGATGAAGATGTCTTAAAGCTAGGAGCTTTAGCACACGCTTTACTGGCAATACATTTTAGCAATAAATGA
- a CDS encoding GH12 family glycosyl hydrolase domain-containing protein: MNRTSAIIIALILIVIALAGSLGYVITHKQLTTITKTYYTTSTIYTTSTIYYSSTVSTTTNAQSNSQYLIYVTSPASSPTSIYLNNNYSKPAFYIEVNMWNAKTWNGNFTMYYNMLTRSVSVSFNLTQVSPLEWTNGYPEIYVGRKPWDTAYAGNIFPMRIGNMSPFVVSFYINLTKLDPSINFDIASDAWIVRPQVAFSPGTGASNGDVEIMVWLFSQNLQPAGQPVGKVIIPIDINHTLVNATFTVWEMKSVPWGGWEYIAFKPSGWEVTNGYVEYEPNLFIKAAENYINFSITDYYLLDWELGTEWGTMSSNGTAYFSWTISNFSETLI, translated from the coding sequence ATGAATAGGACGTCTGCAATAATTATTGCACTAATATTAATAGTAATAGCTTTAGCAGGATCACTTGGATACGTAATAACACATAAGCAATTGACAACAATAACTAAAACCTACTATACTACATCAACGATATACACTACATCAACAATTTACTATTCTTCTACAGTTTCTACGACTACAAACGCGCAAAGTAATTCACAATATCTAATTTACGTAACATCTCCTGCGAGTTCTCCTACCTCAATATATCTCAATAATAATTATTCTAAACCAGCGTTTTATATTGAAGTAAATATGTGGAATGCGAAAACTTGGAATGGCAATTTCACAATGTACTACAATATGCTTACTCGATCAGTTTCTGTAAGTTTTAACTTAACTCAAGTAAGTCCATTAGAATGGACTAACGGATACCCGGAAATCTACGTGGGTAGAAAACCTTGGGATACTGCTTATGCTGGTAATATTTTCCCCATGAGAATAGGGAATATGAGTCCATTTGTTGTTTCGTTTTACATAAATTTAACTAAATTGGATCCATCAATTAACTTTGACATAGCCTCAGATGCTTGGATCGTTAGACCTCAGGTGGCATTTAGTCCAGGAACTGGAGCTAGTAATGGAGATGTTGAAATCATGGTTTGGCTTTTTAGCCAAAATCTACAACCTGCAGGTCAGCCAGTTGGAAAAGTGATAATACCCATCGACATTAATCATACTTTAGTTAACGCCACTTTTACTGTTTGGGAAATGAAAAGCGTACCATGGGGAGGTTGGGAATATATTGCATTTAAACCCAGTGGTTGGGAAGTTACTAATGGGTATGTGGAATACGAACCTAATCTTTTCATTAAAGCTGCTGAAAATTATATTAACTTCTCCATTACAGACTACTATTTGCTTGATTGGGAACTAGGTACGGAATGGGGTACCATGAGTTCTAATGGTACTGCCTATTTCTCATGGACCATATCTAACTTTTCTGAAACGCTAATCTAA
- a CDS encoding GH116 family glycosyl hydrolase, producing MVVYKDTNRIVAGVPLGGIGTGKLEIDNKVRIVNVTIANNWGNPIKRLIGFHVFVKPNDESGFLVQKDSGLTRIREFRGEIIYDGRYPFVFITAKNEKMKINIEAFSPLIPHDLKNSSLPVVGISIRIEGSKNGIIAISMPNIVGSVNIGRVNEKVKDGVVHKNVKANDYDPAKGNTTFISDHVKNTVTQYNLKKRPSETYNYWINQYENEDPWVKLNNGENISDDPHEVTGQRDDPASIIVSEYTEGEEIRYIYSWYFTGKHVFYPYSHYYENFFKNSTEIAYYFMDNFDELRKKSKAWHEEIKGEEWLKDAIINSAYILSSNTWLDEKGRFSIYEAPQNCPLMGTIGTCYEFGSLPVILMFPELEKSFLKLLLSYIRDDGYVPHDLGYHSLDSPIDGTTAPPKWKDMNPTFILLVYRYFKFTRDIEFLKEAYPVLVKVMDWELKQCKDGLPFLEGEMDNAFDATIIKGHDSYTSSVFIASLIAMKEISRIVNDNKYISLIEGKLREARESFKRMFNGKHFKAWDGLENASFIAQIFGEWWTTLLELEPITDEDIIKKALESIVKLNGNASPYCVPNLVNDNGKIIDISVQTYSSWPRMTFAMCWLAYKKGIDKSLSLCRKEWENIVKNGLVWDQPSRINARTGKPEPNYLDHYIGSPSLWSFLF from the coding sequence ATGGTAGTATACAAGGACACGAATAGAATTGTTGCAGGTGTCCCATTAGGTGGAATTGGTACTGGGAAATTGGAAATTGACAATAAGGTTAGAATAGTTAACGTTACCATAGCTAACAATTGGGGAAATCCCATAAAAAGGCTAATTGGTTTTCACGTCTTTGTAAAACCTAATGATGAGAGCGGATTTTTAGTTCAAAAGGATAGCGGTTTAACCAGAATAAGAGAATTTAGAGGTGAAATAATATATGATGGTCGTTATCCATTTGTATTCATAACAGCAAAGAACGAGAAGATGAAAATTAATATAGAGGCTTTTTCTCCATTGATACCTCATGATTTGAAAAATTCTTCTTTACCAGTAGTAGGTATCAGTATTAGAATTGAGGGGAGTAAGAATGGCATAATAGCAATATCGATGCCGAATATCGTTGGAAGCGTGAACATTGGTAGAGTTAATGAAAAAGTTAAGGATGGTGTAGTTCATAAAAACGTAAAGGCTAATGATTACGATCCTGCCAAAGGTAACACTACTTTCATAAGCGATCATGTAAAGAATACAGTAACGCAATATAATCTAAAGAAAAGACCAAGCGAGACTTATAATTATTGGATAAATCAGTACGAGAACGAAGACCCATGGGTTAAACTCAATAATGGTGAGAACATAAGTGATGATCCTCATGAGGTCACTGGACAACGAGATGACCCTGCAAGCATTATAGTCTCTGAGTATACTGAAGGAGAGGAGATAAGATACATTTATTCTTGGTACTTTACTGGCAAGCATGTATTTTATCCATATTCTCATTATTATGAAAATTTCTTTAAAAATTCAACTGAGATAGCCTATTATTTCATGGACAACTTCGATGAGCTTAGGAAAAAGAGTAAGGCGTGGCATGAGGAAATAAAAGGAGAAGAATGGCTAAAGGATGCCATAATAAATAGTGCTTACATTTTATCCTCAAATACTTGGTTAGATGAAAAGGGAAGGTTTTCCATTTATGAGGCTCCACAGAACTGCCCTCTTATGGGTACTATAGGTACTTGTTACGAATTTGGATCATTACCAGTAATTTTAATGTTTCCAGAACTTGAAAAATCGTTCTTAAAATTACTGTTAAGTTATATTAGAGATGATGGTTATGTTCCGCATGATTTAGGATATCACTCTTTAGACTCACCTATAGATGGCACAACTGCACCACCTAAGTGGAAGGATATGAACCCAACGTTTATCCTTTTAGTTTACAGATATTTCAAATTTACTAGAGATATTGAATTCCTTAAGGAAGCTTATCCAGTACTGGTTAAAGTTATGGATTGGGAGTTAAAACAATGTAAAGATGGTCTCCCATTTCTTGAAGGAGAAATGGATAACGCATTTGACGCTACAATAATTAAGGGTCATGATAGTTATACATCCTCAGTATTCATAGCCTCCCTAATTGCAATGAAGGAAATAAGTAGAATTGTGAATGACAATAAATATATTTCATTAATTGAAGGCAAATTAAGAGAAGCAAGAGAGAGCTTTAAGCGGATGTTTAATGGAAAACACTTTAAAGCTTGGGATGGTTTGGAAAACGCCTCATTCATTGCTCAGATTTTCGGTGAGTGGTGGACTACTTTACTAGAATTAGAGCCAATTACAGATGAAGATATCATAAAGAAGGCTTTAGAGAGTATTGTGAAACTTAATGGTAATGCTTCCCCATATTGCGTTCCAAACTTAGTTAATGATAACGGTAAGATAATTGATATTAGTGTCCAAACCTACTCCTCTTGGCCCAGAATGACATTTGCCATGTGTTGGTTAGCATATAAGAAAGGAATTGATAAGTCTTTATCGCTTTGTAGGAAGGAATGGGAAAATATAGTTAAAAATGGGCTAGTTTGGGATCAACCGTCAAGGATTAACGCAAGAACAGGAAAACCAGAACCAAATTATTTAGACCATTATATAGGAAGTCCTAGTCTATGGAGCTTTCTATTTTAG
- a CDS encoding MarR family transcriptional regulator, whose product MQRVDEKLQVIGLIARIFRGLQRELNKRLGELGLSYLDFSILRATSEEPRSMVYLANRYFVTQSAITVAVDRLESNGLVRRIRDSKDRRVVVVEITEKGREILKEGNEIYKKLVAEILSDVHDNEVNELIDKLTKILSKIESSID is encoded by the coding sequence ATGCAAAGGGTAGATGAGAAACTTCAAGTAATAGGCCTAATAGCGAGAATTTTTAGAGGTCTCCAGAGGGAATTAAATAAGAGATTAGGTGAATTAGGACTATCTTATTTGGATTTTTCAATTCTTAGAGCAACTAGTGAAGAGCCAAGATCAATGGTCTATCTAGCAAACAGATACTTCGTAACTCAATCAGCTATAACTGTGGCAGTTGACAGATTAGAGAGCAATGGTCTAGTGAGAAGGATAAGAGATTCTAAGGATAGGAGAGTTGTGGTGGTAGAGATAACTGAAAAGGGAAGAGAAATATTAAAGGAAGGAAATGAAATTTATAAAAAGTTAGTCGCAGAAATACTAAGTGATGTTCATGACAATGAAGTTAATGAGTTAATTGATAAGTTGACAAAAATACTATCTAAAATAGAAAGCTCCATAGACTAG
- a CDS encoding MFS transporter, with protein sequence MQYKWIALSNTTIGVLMASINGTITLISLPAIFRGIDINPFTSFQYLLWILMGYNVVTATLLVSFGRLSDIYGRVRLYNLGFLIFTIGSILLFLTPNTGNLGALELVIFRIVQGIGGAFLFANSAAIITDAFPFNERGKALGINQIAALAGSLVGLILGGILSTINWRYVFLVSVPVGILGTIWSYTKLKEISKPNRNEKIDWIGNTTFGLGLILILVAVTYGLLPYGDSQLGWSNPFVIGSMIAGIGLIGAFIYVETKVEYPMFKLELFKIRMFAAGNLASFLRSVAYGGLMIMLIIFLQGIWLPLHGYSYEETPFWAGIYTIPLMIGFVSMGPISGWLSDRYGARVLSTLGMIIVGIGFLLLTTLPYDFNYVEFALIIFLMGLGNGMFASPNTASIMNSVPPKYRGVASGMRATIQNTGQTLSMALFFTIVIISLASTLPTALANAVTQAGAPQLAVYMQKIPVTGALFAAFLGYDPVKTIISSLPPQISVPAQAVAIMEQHTWFPTAIAPSFMIALREAFYISSAMTFIAALASALRGRRVIAEQDGGEINAKGR encoded by the coding sequence ATGCAGTATAAATGGATTGCCTTAAGCAACACTACAATAGGAGTACTTATGGCTTCAATAAATGGAACTATAACGTTGATATCTCTTCCCGCTATATTTAGAGGAATTGATATAAATCCCTTTACTTCATTCCAATATCTCTTATGGATACTGATGGGCTACAACGTAGTTACTGCAACCTTATTAGTCTCTTTCGGTAGACTATCTGATATTTATGGTAGAGTTAGACTTTACAATTTAGGTTTTCTTATCTTCACTATTGGATCGATTCTCTTGTTCTTGACTCCTAATACCGGTAATCTCGGTGCGTTGGAATTAGTAATATTTAGAATAGTCCAAGGTATAGGAGGAGCTTTTCTCTTTGCTAATAGTGCAGCAATAATTACTGATGCTTTTCCTTTCAATGAAAGAGGCAAGGCTTTAGGTATAAATCAAATAGCTGCGTTAGCTGGATCGCTAGTTGGTTTAATATTGGGAGGTATCTTATCTACGATAAATTGGAGATATGTATTTCTAGTTAGCGTTCCAGTGGGCATTTTAGGAACAATATGGAGTTACACTAAGTTAAAGGAGATCTCAAAACCAAATAGAAATGAGAAGATAGACTGGATTGGAAATACTACATTTGGCTTAGGTTTAATTCTTATATTGGTAGCAGTTACTTATGGTTTATTACCTTATGGTGACTCTCAGCTGGGTTGGAGTAATCCATTTGTCATTGGCTCAATGATAGCTGGTATTGGATTGATAGGGGCATTTATTTACGTCGAAACTAAAGTTGAGTATCCAATGTTTAAATTGGAGTTATTCAAGATAAGGATGTTCGCTGCAGGGAATTTAGCAAGTTTCTTAAGATCGGTAGCTTATGGCGGTTTAATGATAATGTTAATAATTTTTCTACAAGGTATATGGCTTCCTTTACACGGTTATAGCTATGAGGAAACACCGTTTTGGGCTGGAATTTACACCATCCCTCTCATGATAGGCTTTGTGTCAATGGGCCCAATTAGTGGTTGGCTATCAGATAGATATGGAGCTAGAGTACTTTCAACCTTAGGGATGATTATAGTTGGTATAGGTTTTCTACTGTTAACAACATTACCATATGATTTTAATTATGTTGAATTTGCCTTAATCATATTCCTAATGGGATTGGGAAATGGAATGTTCGCATCACCAAATACAGCCTCAATAATGAATTCCGTTCCACCTAAATATAGAGGAGTGGCGTCTGGAATGAGAGCTACAATTCAAAACACCGGACAGACCTTAAGCATGGCTTTGTTCTTCACTATAGTAATAATATCTTTAGCATCTACATTACCAACTGCATTAGCTAATGCGGTAACTCAAGCAGGAGCACCACAACTGGCAGTATACATGCAGAAAATACCAGTTACAGGCGCTCTATTTGCTGCTTTTCTAGGATATGATCCAGTAAAGACGATCATTTCATCATTGCCACCGCAAATATCAGTACCAGCACAAGCAGTAGCCATAATGGAACAGCACACGTGGTTCCCCACTGCGATTGCACCATCATTTATGATAGCCTTAAGAGAGGCATTTTATATTAGTTCAGCAATGACATTTATAGCGGCTTTAGCTTCAGCATTAAGAGGAAGGAGAGTCATAGCTGAACAGGATGGTGGTGAAATAAATGCAAAGGGTAGATGA
- a CDS encoding DUF1028 domain-containing protein, which produces MTFSIVIYDPNEEEWGVGVASKFLAVGAFVPWLKPGVGAIATQALANLTYGINGLALLEKGYTAEEVVKTLTSSDPLREKRQLGIVDSKGNAYAFTGKECYAYAGHITGSNFTVQGNILAGQEVLEAMAKEAEGKGKIYEKIMRALKAGENKGGDKRGKQSASIIVVKKPIESDKGIDPLVVGKVIDIRVDDSVDPLRDLEKLLNLWIATFVEEEMVNVKDYEKEINEALRRLGYNDLRTWVEINNFEGKYTGDKIGRSVLKILLSHNG; this is translated from the coding sequence ATGACCTTCTCAATTGTTATTTACGACCCGAATGAAGAAGAATGGGGAGTAGGAGTTGCTAGCAAATTTTTAGCAGTTGGAGCATTTGTACCTTGGTTAAAGCCTGGAGTTGGTGCAATAGCTACACAAGCTTTAGCTAATTTAACTTACGGTATAAATGGATTAGCCTTATTGGAAAAGGGATATACAGCGGAGGAGGTAGTTAAAACACTGACGTCATCAGATCCGTTAAGGGAAAAAAGGCAATTAGGCATTGTCGACTCTAAGGGAAATGCGTACGCGTTTACCGGTAAGGAATGTTACGCATATGCTGGTCACATTACTGGAAGTAACTTCACAGTTCAAGGCAATATATTGGCTGGGCAAGAGGTATTAGAAGCCATGGCTAAGGAGGCTGAAGGAAAAGGTAAAATTTACGAGAAGATTATGAGAGCATTAAAAGCAGGTGAGAATAAAGGTGGTGATAAAAGAGGGAAACAGAGTGCCTCGATCATAGTAGTTAAAAAGCCCATTGAAAGTGATAAAGGAATAGATCCCTTAGTAGTTGGAAAAGTCATAGATATAAGGGTAGATGACAGTGTTGATCCTTTAAGAGACTTAGAAAAGTTGCTTAACCTATGGATTGCAACTTTCGTTGAGGAGGAAATGGTTAACGTTAAAGATTACGAGAAGGAAATTAATGAAGCACTAAGGAGATTAGGGTATAATGATCTAAGAACGTGGGTGGAAATAAATAATTTCGAGGGAAAGTACACTGGCGATAAGATAGGTAGGAGCGTTCTTAAAATACTACTCTCACATAATGGTTAG
- a CDS encoding Zn-dependent hydrolase, whose translation MVSLFKIIKVGDHGEVPGPEVYWMRDFDKWYRLTFYSFLLNTEEGYVLINTGLPDDLTLRNAFLREWAKSDKCKFSFTEDEKIENALSKLGLSTGDISHVIITPVQDYTIGRIYLFKNAMFYFSRKGWFHDVVNPTPSPFLNRDVYLPKRIRNYLFEEAWNRIRLVENEEVIKGIEVRWTGCHHRSSMLVKFEYQKRRICISDSAFLMGNYEKNIPIGIAEDIYECIRAYDYMRKECNVVIPAYDPENINRFREYSLT comes from the coding sequence ATGGTTTCTCTATTTAAGATAATAAAGGTGGGAGATCACGGTGAAGTACCGGGACCAGAAGTTTATTGGATGAGGGATTTTGATAAATGGTATAGGCTAACTTTTTACTCTTTTCTCTTAAATACTGAAGAAGGTTATGTGTTGATAAACACTGGTTTACCAGATGATTTAACCTTAAGAAACGCCTTTTTGCGAGAATGGGCTAAGAGCGATAAGTGCAAGTTCTCATTTACAGAGGATGAGAAAATAGAGAACGCTCTTTCTAAGCTAGGTTTAAGCACTGGTGATATTTCTCATGTTATTATTACTCCAGTTCAAGATTATACCATAGGTAGGATTTATCTATTTAAAAACGCTATGTTTTATTTCTCTAGAAAGGGATGGTTTCATGACGTTGTAAATCCTACTCCCTCACCTTTCTTAAATAGAGATGTGTATTTACCCAAACGTATCAGAAACTACTTGTTCGAAGAGGCGTGGAATAGAATTAGATTAGTGGAGAATGAGGAGGTAATTAAGGGTATTGAAGTAAGGTGGACAGGCTGTCATCATAGGAGCTCAATGTTGGTCAAGTTCGAATATCAAAAAAGGAGAATATGCATAAGTGATTCAGCTTTCCTAATGGGTAACTACGAGAAAAATATACCTATAGGCATTGCAGAGGACATTTACGAGTGCATTAGGGCATATGACTACATGAGAAAAGAGTGTAATGTAGTTATACCAGCTTATGACCCTGAGAATATTAATCGTTTTAGAGAATATAGTTTGACTTGA
- the thiC gene encoding phosphomethylpyrimidine synthase ThiC: protein MAIIDDARNGIITDEMKRISKIEGVPPEKIRKRISEGKIMLIRNLRYPSKKLIAIGKGLTTKINVNIGTSSEVVNLQMELEKVKVANKWGDTLMDLSTGGDLDQIRREIIRASELPVGTVPVYQIFIESFKRKSGGAYFTEDELLSTVEKHLKDGVAFMTIHAGITKDLAIRALKSNRIIPIVSRGGDMIAGWMIHNKSENPYRKNWDYLLEMFKEYDAVISLGDALRPGATGDAHDEFQIGELLETARLVKSALEKGVQVMVEGPGHVPLNEIAWDVKLMKKLTGGVPYYVLGPLPIDVGAPYDHIASAIGAAIASASGADLLCYLTPAEHLGLPTVRQVEEGAIAYRIAAHAGDVVKLGRKVRKWDDEVSYYRGKLDWENMISRLIDPEKAYQVYTQFGKPKVRACTMCGGYCPMMWAMDQVRSINS, encoded by the coding sequence ATGGCCATAATAGATGATGCGAGAAATGGTATTATAACAGATGAAATGAAAAGAATAAGTAAGATTGAAGGAGTTCCACCAGAAAAGATCAGAAAGAGAATTAGTGAAGGAAAGATCATGTTAATTAGAAACTTACGATATCCCAGCAAAAAGTTAATAGCTATTGGAAAAGGTCTAACGACTAAGATAAACGTAAATATAGGGACTTCAAGCGAAGTTGTCAACTTACAAATGGAATTAGAAAAAGTAAAGGTTGCAAATAAGTGGGGAGATACTTTAATGGACTTATCTACTGGAGGGGATTTGGATCAGATTAGAAGAGAGATTATTAGAGCATCTGAGTTACCTGTGGGAACAGTTCCAGTTTATCAGATCTTCATAGAGTCGTTCAAAAGAAAATCTGGAGGAGCTTATTTCACAGAAGATGAGTTGTTGAGCACTGTAGAAAAACACCTAAAGGATGGTGTAGCCTTTATGACGATACATGCAGGAATAACAAAGGATTTGGCAATAAGGGCGTTGAAGAGCAATAGAATAATTCCAATAGTGTCAAGAGGAGGTGATATGATAGCAGGATGGATGATACATAATAAATCTGAGAATCCCTATAGGAAAAACTGGGATTATTTGCTGGAGATGTTTAAAGAATATGATGCAGTGATCTCTCTCGGAGATGCGTTAAGACCCGGTGCTACTGGAGACGCACATGACGAATTTCAAATAGGAGAACTGCTAGAGACTGCTAGGTTAGTAAAAAGTGCTTTAGAGAAAGGAGTTCAAGTAATGGTAGAAGGTCCCGGACATGTGCCTTTAAATGAAATTGCTTGGGATGTTAAGTTAATGAAGAAATTAACTGGTGGAGTTCCATATTACGTACTAGGTCCATTACCCATCGATGTCGGAGCACCTTATGATCATATAGCTTCAGCTATTGGTGCTGCAATAGCTTCAGCCAGTGGTGCAGACTTATTATGCTATTTAACACCTGCAGAACATTTAGGATTGCCTACAGTAAGGCAAGTGGAAGAAGGAGCAATAGCTTATAGAATAGCAGCTCATGCAGGTGATGTAGTAAAGTTGGGCAGAAAGGTTAGGAAATGGGACGATGAAGTTAGCTATTATCGAGGGAAGCTAGATTGGGAAAATATGATATCCAGATTGATAGATCCTGAGAAAGCTTATCAAGTTTATACTCAGTTCGGAAAACCTAAAGTAAGAGCATGCACCATGTGTGGAGGATATTGCCCGATGATGTGGGCCATGGATCAAGTTAGAAGTATCAACTCATGA
- the ilvC gene encoding ketol-acid reductoisomerase: MEKLILDASLEPLKNKTIAVIGYGNQGRVQATIMRENGLNVIIGNVRDKYYELARKEGFEVYEIDEAIKRADVGLLLIPDEVMKEVYEKKIHTVLETKKEFVLDFASGYNIAFGLIRPPRSVDVVMVAPRMVGEGIMDLHKQGKGYPVLLGVKQDASGKAWEYAKAIAKGIGAIPGGIAVRSSFEEEALLDLMSEHTWVPILFATIKACFDIAVKEYGVSPEAALLEFYASGELAEIARLIAEEGIFDQMVHHSTTSQYGTLTRMFKYYDNVKKIVEDEARYIWDGNFAKEWVLEQQAGYPVFYRLWELAKQSEMAKAEKELYKVLGRIKEEEEKKQ; the protein is encoded by the coding sequence ATGGAAAAATTAATTTTGGATGCAAGTTTAGAACCATTAAAGAATAAAACAATAGCCGTAATTGGTTATGGAAATCAAGGTAGAGTTCAGGCTACTATTATGAGGGAAAACGGTCTTAACGTTATTATAGGAAATGTGAGGGATAAATATTATGAATTGGCCAGAAAAGAAGGGTTTGAGGTTTATGAAATTGATGAGGCGATAAAGAGGGCCGATGTGGGATTACTATTAATTCCAGATGAGGTAATGAAGGAAGTTTATGAGAAGAAAATACATACAGTTCTAGAGACTAAGAAGGAGTTCGTTTTAGACTTCGCTAGCGGATATAATATAGCTTTTGGCCTTATAAGACCTCCTAGAAGTGTTGATGTTGTAATGGTAGCTCCCAGAATGGTTGGAGAGGGTATCATGGATTTACATAAACAAGGAAAGGGATATCCAGTGTTATTAGGAGTTAAGCAGGATGCTTCTGGAAAAGCTTGGGAATACGCTAAGGCAATAGCTAAGGGAATAGGCGCTATTCCGGGCGGAATCGCAGTAAGGTCATCGTTTGAGGAAGAGGCGTTACTGGACTTAATGAGCGAACATACTTGGGTACCCATACTTTTCGCCACAATAAAGGCATGTTTTGACATTGCAGTCAAAGAGTATGGAGTTTCACCAGAAGCTGCGTTATTGGAATTCTATGCTTCTGGAGAATTAGCTGAGATAGCTAGATTAATTGCAGAAGAAGGGATATTTGATCAAATGGTTCATCATAGTACAACTAGTCAATACGGTACGTTAACTAGGATGTTCAAATATTATGATAACGTAAAGAAGATAGTTGAAGACGAAGCTAGGTACATTTGGGATGGGAATTTCGCTAAGGAATGGGTATTGGAACAACAAGCTGGTTATCCAGTTTTCTATAGGTTATGGGAATTGGCAAAACAGAGCGAAATGGCTAAGGCTGAGAAGGAGCTATATAAAGTTCTTGGAAGAATAAAGGAGGAAGAAGAAAAGAAGCAATAG